In Acidobacteriota bacterium, a single window of DNA contains:
- a CDS encoding STAS domain-containing protein: MPVTSPSVITTPAGDVIVVTVRGPLKLGHPPLEELQAAFRRLADNGQVQVVVDLTEMPLFDSTGIGLLVLGYTSMRRRGGTCKICGLVELARKMLKTVGLLNVFEVFPDRAQAVASFQK; this comes from the coding sequence ATGCCTGTGACTTCGCCTAGCGTCATCACCACGCCCGCCGGCGACGTGATCGTGGTCACCGTGCGCGGTCCGCTCAAGCTCGGCCACCCGCCACTCGAGGAGTTGCAGGCTGCGTTCCGCCGCCTGGCTGACAACGGACAGGTACAGGTGGTGGTGGACCTCACCGAGATGCCACTCTTCGACTCGACCGGCATCGGCTTGCTCGTGCTCGGCTATACCTCGATGCGGCGCCGTGGCGGCACCTGCAAGATCTGCGGCCTGGTCGAACTGGCGCGCAAGATGCTGAAGACCGTGGGACTGTTGAACGTCTTCGAAGTCTTTCCCGATCGCGCGCAGGCAGTGGCGAGCTTCCAGAAGTAA